The Mycolicibacterium smegmatis genome has a window encoding:
- a CDS encoding FGGY family carbohydrate kinase, with amino-acid sequence MAFAGLDVGTTSSKAVVYDGEGTVLGTGRAPMHWDTGSFGTQTDSERLCRSAFDALNAAAQAAGVPVQAVGVTSMGESGVLVDAQGESLTPVIAWHDDRDGAEVADLVATIGPDTFGGVAGKPLRGQWSLTKHRWLLTHDPAARAAVQRFDVAGWVVHRLGGDPALEMSLAGRTGWFDIAAGDWWDDALAWSGATRSLMPPVVPAGAPVGMITSDDVNLLLRNAVLTFAGHDHQASALGARATGPGHELDSSGTAEALVRTIDALPSRGDIARLAEAGITTDPSVEAGHWSLLGGTEGGLAQQRAMERLGMDLAELDRAAESPGSEAGAQWRAVVEKAADEALALHRAMDDVVGPAVRVVVTGGWRHSSEVMRAKRSRFQNLEVSPVEEAGALGAATLAARACGAIDPHEHLGVA; translated from the coding sequence ATGGCGTTCGCAGGCCTCGACGTCGGAACGACGTCGAGCAAGGCCGTTGTCTACGACGGCGAGGGCACAGTGTTGGGGACCGGTCGCGCACCCATGCACTGGGACACGGGCTCGTTCGGCACGCAGACCGATTCGGAACGTCTGTGCCGCAGTGCATTCGACGCCCTGAACGCCGCCGCGCAGGCAGCGGGCGTGCCGGTGCAGGCGGTCGGTGTGACGAGCATGGGGGAGTCCGGCGTCCTCGTCGACGCGCAGGGGGAATCGCTCACCCCGGTGATCGCGTGGCATGACGACCGCGACGGTGCCGAGGTCGCCGATCTGGTCGCCACCATCGGCCCGGACACGTTCGGCGGGGTCGCGGGCAAGCCCCTGCGCGGTCAGTGGTCGCTGACCAAGCACCGCTGGCTGCTGACGCACGATCCCGCGGCCCGCGCCGCCGTGCAACGGTTCGATGTCGCCGGTTGGGTGGTGCACCGGTTGGGCGGTGACCCGGCCCTGGAGATGTCGCTGGCGGGGCGCACCGGATGGTTCGACATCGCCGCCGGTGACTGGTGGGACGACGCACTCGCCTGGTCGGGTGCGACACGCTCGCTCATGCCGCCCGTGGTTCCCGCGGGAGCGCCGGTCGGCATGATCACCTCCGACGACGTGAATTTGTTGCTGCGCAACGCCGTACTGACGTTTGCCGGGCACGATCACCAGGCGTCCGCGCTCGGGGCACGCGCGACCGGTCCCGGCCACGAACTGGACTCGTCCGGCACTGCCGAGGCGTTGGTGCGCACCATCGACGCGCTCCCGTCGCGCGGCGATATTGCGCGCCTCGCCGAGGCGGGTATCACCACCGATCCGAGTGTCGAGGCGGGCCACTGGAGTCTGCTCGGTGGGACCGAGGGCGGACTCGCGCAGCAACGCGCGATGGAGCGCCTCGGCATGGACCTCGCCGAACTCGACCGGGCCGCCGAGTCTCCGGGGTCCGAGGCGGGGGCACAGTGGCGCGCGGTCGTCGAGAAGGCCGCCGACGAGGCGCTCGCGCTGCACCGTGCCATGGATGACGTGGTGGGCCCCGCCGTGCGTGTCGTGGTCACGGGCGGCTGGCGACACAGCTCAGAGGTCATGCGCGCCAAACG